TTATACTAACAGGATGTGGCGCAGTTAGTAAGGGCAAGGAGCTTTTTAGTAGCGGCGTCTTTGGTGTGCTAGGAGCTAGTAAAAAGAGCGATATAAACGAGCTTTTAAAGCAAGAAAAGCCATTTTTTGAGCTTGGAAATTTAAACTCAGTCGATAAAAACATCGTCACAAACTACGAAAATCACACAAAGGCTTTTATAAAAATTCAAGAAGGCTGCAACTTTAACTGTAGCTACTGCATCATCCCATCAGTGCGTGGCAAAGCTAGAAGCATGGATGAGGCGATGATACTAAAAGAAGCTAGAATTTTAGCTCAAAATGGCTATAATGAGCTCGTCTTAACTGGCACAAACATAGGCAGTTACGGCAAAGATACAAATAGCTCTCTTGGCAAACTGCTAGCAAATTTAGGTAAAATTTCAGGCATCAGACGCATAAGACTTGGCAGTATCGAGCCAAGCCAGATAGATGAGAGCTTTAGAGAAATTTTAAAAGAGGAGTGGCTGGAGCGCCATCTTCACATCGCACTTCAGCACACGAGCGAGGCGATGCTAAAGATCATGCGCAGGCGAAACAACGCATTTAGCGACTTAGAGCTTTTTAATGAGCTAAGCTCCCTTGGCTTTGCTTTGGGGACTGACTACATCGTGGGTCATCCAGGAGAGAGTGAAGAAATTTGGGCAGAGGCGGTGGAAAATTTCAAGAAATTTCCTATCACACATTTGCATGCTTTTGTCTATTCGCCTAGGCGTGATACGCACTCAGCGACGCTAAAAAGCGACGTTAGTGGCGATGTGGCAAAGGCAAGGCTGAAAGTTTTACAGGGCATTGCCTTGCAAAATAATGAAAATTTTAGAAAAAAACATAACGAAACTTTAAAAATTTTAGTCGAGCAAAAAAACGGCGACTTTTACGAGGGCTTTGATCAGTTTTACAACAAAGCTAAAATTTCTAGTAAGAATGACATAACAAAAGAGTGGTTGGAGGTAAGCGAATATGAAATTAAGCCAGATGCCAATTATGCAAAAATTTAAATTTAACAAGAAAAACATCCTGATAATAGCCGCTATGGCTCTGATAATAGCACTACTTTTTGCTGTTAGTAAAGAGCCACGAAACATCACCTACTCGCAATATATGCAACTAATGGATGGAAATTTCATCGATAAAGCGGTCATCGACGAAGACGAGGTCATCCTCTATGCGCAAAATAACCGCTTTGCCATCATAAAAGAGGGCATAGACATAAAAGAGCTCATAAAAAAGGTCCCAGTCGAGCGAAGCGTGCAATATATCACGCCTGGCATGGTCTGGGGAAGCATCATCTTTGTTTGTCTTGTGCTTTGGTATGCATATATTTTTAGGGCTATCAAGAAAAAAGAGGAGAGCCTTTTAAGCAAAAAGGACGGCGCTTTTGAGATAGAAAACGTGCTAAATCAAAATGCGATGCCAGTCATCTCAAACGTTAGATTTAGCGATGTAGCTGGCATTAGCGAGGTCAAAAGCGAGCTTAGCGAGATAGTTGATTTTCTTAAAAATCCACAAAAATATAGAAATTTTGGTATCAAAATGCCAAAAGGCGTGCTAATGATAGGCCCTCCAGGCGTTGGCAAGACGCTTGTGGCAAAGGCGGTCGCTGGCGAGGCAAATGTGCCGTTTTTTTACCAAAATGGTGCAAGCTTCGTGCAAATTTATGTCGGTATGGGCGCAAAAAGAGTTAGAGAGCTCTTTAGCAGAGCCAAATCCTACGCACCTTCAATTATCTTTATCGACGAGATAGACGCTGTTGGCAAGAGCAGGGGTGGGGCTAGAAACGACGAGCGAGAAGCCACGCTAAATCAGCTGCTAACCGAGATGGACGGCTTTGAAGATAACTCAGGCGTCATCGTCATAGCTGCAACAAATAGGATCGAGATGATCGACGAGGCGCTACTTAGATCAGGCCGTTTTGATAGGCGTATATTTTTATCAATGCCTGATTTTAACGACAGGGTGGCGATCCTAAACACATATCTAAGAGATAAAAACTGCGAAGTGTCAGCCGAGGATATCGCTAGAATGAGCGTTGGCTTTTCTGGTGCGGCACTTAGCACGCTTGTAAATGAAGCAGCGATAAACGCTCTAAGAAACGGCGAAAGCGTGCTTAGAATGAGGGATTTTGAGGCTGTTTTAAACAAGGTCTTGCTCGGCAAGAAAAAGGTGCTAAGCTACAGCGAGAGCGAGAAGAAAATTCAAGCCATCTACCAAGGTGCAAAGGCGCTAAGTGCTTACTGGTTTGATGTGAAATTTGAAAAAATTTCGCTCATTGAAGACCGCTTTATGGCGACTGAGCAAGAGATCGAGTCAAAGTCACAGATGCTCTCACGCATAAAGGTTTTAATCTCTGGCATGTGCAAGCTCGAGATAGATGAGAACGACATCTTTTCAAACTCAAGCAACGATCTAAATTTGGCAAAAGAGATCGCTTCAAAGATGGTTTATGAATACGGCATGGGAAATTCTTTCGTGCCAAATCCAAATGATGTGGAAGAAATTTTAAAACAAGCAAAAGATGAGATAATCTCCTTTTTAAAGGGCACAAACGAGCAAATCGCAAGGATAAGCTCATATCTGCTTGCTTATGAGAGCGTAGATAAAGAGACGCTTGCTAAAATTTTAAATGAAAACTACTAATAAAGGAGAAAAAATGAAAGCAAAAATAGGAATTCTAACTATGTCCGATCGCGCAAGTGAAGGCACATACGAGGACAAATCAGGCCCAGCAATCAAAGAGGTGCTTGATAGTTGGATAGTAAGCGAGAGAGAGTATTTTTACGAGGTGATCCCAGATGAGCTTGATCTTATAAAAGAGAGGCTCGTGCACATGATAGATGTGCTAGGATGCGACCTTGTGCTAACGACCGGAGGCACAGGACCAGCCGTAAGAGATGTCACTCCAGAGGCTACTGAGGCAGTTTGCGAGAAGATGATGCCAGGCTTTGGCGAGCTAATGAGAGCTGCGAGCTTAAAATATGTCCCAACAGCGATCCTATCACGCCAAACAGCAGGCATCAGAGGCCATGCGCTTATCATAAATTTACCAGGTCAGCCAAAGGCTATAAAAGAGTGCTTGGAGCCGGTATTTCCAGCGGTGCCATACTGCATCGATCTTATAGAGGGTGCATTTATCGAGACAGATGAAAACGTGATGAAAGTTTTCCGCCCAAAACAAAAGAAAATTTCATAAACAAATTTTGTTAAACCACTGAAATTTAAGCCACCACTTTTATGAAGAGGTGGCAAATTTTACTACTGCTTCTTTTAATTTGATGCCTTTTTAGCTGCTATTTTAAGTATGCATGTTTTTTGACTAGTTTTTAGCTTGCTTATTTGTTTTGATTTGTTGTTGTTAAATTTGATGAAGAATAGCTTTTATGTCATATTTTGCGATTAAGCTAGAGTGATGAAAAATTTGCAAAGCATGGCGCTAAAGATTTCTTGCATAGGGATTATTGGTGAATTAAATTTTTAAAATAGCTTTGACTTAAGTGCCCTTAAAACTAAAAACATCATAGGGCTATTATGTTTTAGTTTTTAAATTTACAACCTCTTGTATTAGAAAATATAGATAAAACATTTGAATTTTTAACCAAAGGGCTTAAATTTATTGTTTTTTATCTTTGATATCTATTTATATAGATATTTGTCTCTTATTTTGTAAAGCAAGCTAGCAACATTTTCTAAAAGATTTTATAGCTAAATTTGCATTATTTTAAATAAATACTATTATACAAACTAGTATTTTTAATAATAAAAATTAAATTTATATTTTTATTTTATTTAAAAATTGTCATATATGTCTAAAAATTTATAAAAAACCTTGATAGCATTACTATCAAGGTTAAGTATATTTTTATCACTTTGTGCTATAATCTGCCAAAAATTTTAAAACAAGGAAAAGAAAATGGCAGATAAATTTGAATTTCAAACCGAGGTCAATGACCTTTTAAATTTGATGATCCACTCTCTTTACTCAAACAAAGAGATATTTTTAAGAGAGCTCATATCAAACTCAAACGACGCACTTGACAAGCTAAACTACTTATGCTTGACCGATGAAAAGTATAAAAGCTTAAGCTACACTCCAAGGATCGACATCAAAATCGACGAAAAAGCTAAGACTTTAACCATCAGCGACAACGGTATCGGCATGGATAAAGACGAGCTTATCGCAAATTTAGGCACCATTGCAAGAAGTGGCACAAAGGGCTTTATGCAAAGCTTAAGCGGCGATGCCAAAAAAGATAGCTCGCTGATCGGCCAGTTTGGCGTTGGCTTTTACTCAGCGTTTATGGTGGCAAGTAAGATCGAGGTTATAAGCAAACGAGCGCTAAGCGAGAAGGCCTATAAATGGACATCTGACGCAAAAAGCTACGAGATCGAAGATGCTAAAAAAGATGGCTTTGGTACGGATATAATCCTGCATTTAAACGACGATGAGTTTGCAAATTCTTGGCGTATAGAGGAGATAGTCAAAAAGTATTCAAACCACATCCCTTATCCTATATTTATGGATAAAGAGAGCTACGTCGCGCCAAAAGAAGGCGAAAAAGAAGGCACTTATGAGACTAAAAACGAGCAGATAAACAAGGCAAATGCGCTTTGGAGACTAAATAAAGCCAGCTTAAAAGAGCAAGACTACAACGACTTTTATAAGCAAATTTCACACGATAGCAGCGACCCGCTCCTTTATATCCACACAAAAGCTGAGGGTAAGATCGAGTACTCGACACTATTTTATGTGCCAAGCACTGAGCCGTTTGACCTCTTTAGGGTTGATTATCAAAGTGGCGTGAAGCTCTATGTGAAGAGGGTTTTTATAACTGACGATGCAAAAGAGCTTTTGCCGCCTTATCTAAGGTTTATCAAAGGTGTGATCGACGTTGAAGACCTGCCGCTAAACGTTAGCCGCGAAATTTTACAAGAAAATGCGATAATGCGAACCGTTAAAGAGCAAAGTGTGAAGAAAATTTTAAGCGAACTTGCAAAAGTAAAAGATAACGACCGCGAAAAATACATAAAATTTTACAAACTATTTGGCAAGGTTTTAAAAGAGGGGCTTTATGGTTTTAACGCTGAAAAAGAGCAAATTTTAGATCTTTGCCTATTTAAAAGCTCAAAAAGAGATGGGCTTATCAGTCTAAAAGAGTACAAAGAGGCGATGAAAGAGGATCAAAAGTCGATCTACTACATCAGCGGCAACAACGAAAATATGCTAAGAAATTCGCCGCTTCTTGAGAGCTTTAAGAAAAACGATATCGAAGTGCTTATTATGGATGAAGAGATCGACACGATCGTCATGCCAATGGTCAATGAATTTGATAAAACACCTCTAAAATCAGTCTCACACGCTGATATAAACGACGAGATCAAAAGTGATGAGAAGGTCGATGAGAGCAAGGTCGCAAACACGCTTGTTAAGATGAAAGAGATATTAAAAGACGAAGTTAAAGACGTTAGGCTAAGCTCAAGGCTCTCAAGCTCGGCTGCGGTGCTAATATATGATAAAAACGACCCTGATTACGCTATGCAAGAGATGTTAAAACAGATGGGACAAGGCGCAAATGCTCCAAAAGTTAAGCCGATCTTGGAGATAAATGCCGATCATGAAATTTTTGCTAAACTTGAGAAAAATGAGGCGATGGTTTATGACATAGCGCCTTTGCTTCTTGATATGGCAAGGCTAAATGAGGGCATGAGCCTAGAAAATCCAGCTAAATTTTCAGAACTTCTAACAAAAGTGATGATAAAAGCTATATAAAATTTGTAAGCCCAAATAAATTTGGGCTTTTTAAATTTGTAGTCTAGTAAAAGCCTAAAATACGAGCTAAGTTAAATTTGGCTCCATTATTAGTTTGACTTTTGCTTATTTTTGCTCTTTGTATTTTAAAACTTGAGCGTAAATTTCATCTTTTAGTTTTAATTTTTCTTTTTTCAAGGCATCAAGCTCAGAGGCTTGCGCTGCTTTGCTATCTATTTTTTCATTTAGCTCGTCATGCTTTTTGCAAAGTGCGGCAAAATGAACATCAGCTTTTTTCAACTCATTTATGAGATCAGTGTATTCGTGTAACATACGTAGCTCCTGTAAAAAATTTATAAATTCTAACAAGGCTTTGTAAATGTTTGGCTATCTAAATTTAGATCTATAAAAGCTTAGTGGTTAAGTCAAATTTATGCCACAAATCAAATGCAAAAACTAAACGTATTTTAGCTCTTCTGGCTTGTGTTTGCTCTTTACTAGGCGCTTGGTTAGACGTATGCCATCAACTGTACCGATGACTAAAAGCTTTGTGCCAGTGCCGATTAGAGTGTCACCATTTGGCATAGGGATAAATTTATTATTTATGTCTCTAATGCCTACCACGTCAGCATTAGTGATATTTCTTAGGTGTGTCTCTTTTAGTCTTTTAAACCTTATCCAAGAGTAGTCAGGCACAAGAATTTCTTCTATGTCGATAGGCGAACTTTTTGTGTATAGAAATTGCTCGAGTAAATTTTCCATATCAGGTCTTACGCTCATGGCACTTAGACGCTGTGCGACTAGGCGAGATGGGCTTACGACGTTATCAGCGCCAAGTTTTTTAAGTCTTTGTGTGTCATCTTCACTGTCGGAGTTTGTGATAATATGGTAAGGTTTTTTGCGGCCTATCTCTTTTTCATAAAGTCTAACAGATGCGATAAGTGCGATATTATCAGCGATATTTGGGCTAAGAGTGATTAGTCCTTTTGCGCTTGATAGATGCGTTTTTAAAAAGGCGATTTGAGTGTGAGGCTGAGCTTTTATGAAGTATGGATACTTGTAAATTTGAGCTAATTCTGCGATATCTTCTCTGTCATCGACCACTACAAATGGTATGTGATTTTCACGAAACTGAGCGCTAAGCTCGATCGTGTAGAGGTTGTGATAACAAATAACGAAGTGATTTTTTAGTCTTGCGATCTTGTAAAGCATGCGCCTTTCCTTTAAAATGCTAATTAATGTGCCTCTTTTTAGAACTTCTACAACGATACCGATTGATAGTGTAAAAATAATGAAGCCAACAAGGATAAAAGTTATAGTAAAAATTCGCCCCTTTGGAGTTATGGGCGCAACTTCGGTAAAACCGACCGTCGTGAAGGTCATACCTGCTTGGTAAAAGGCATCTATGAGAGAGAAGTTATCTATAAAGATATAACCCAGTGTTCCAAAAAGTAACAGTAGTACGACTGAAATTAGTGGAAATCTAAAAGGTTTTAGTTGTTCGTAAAGCTCAGTATCTAGGCTTATTTCTGGTTTTGCGGAGTTTGACCAGTTGAGGAATTTTAAAAGTCTTGAGAGAAAAGACATAAATTCCTCTTCATTTTATCTCTTAGTTTGATTGCTTTTTCATAGTTCTTAGAGTAGAAGCAGCAACTTTTATTCTTCTTGTTGTGCCATCTTCTAGAGTAACACGGATAGTTCTAAGATTTGGTAAAAATCTTCTTTTAGTTTTATTGTTGGCATGACTCACGTTGTTGCCTACCATTGGTCCTTTACCAGTTATTGCACATCTTTTTGACATTTTTTTATAAACAAAAATTTCTGCTGATTTTTATCTAAACAAAAACCAAAGTATTGCTTAAAAATGAACATTTATATTTATAAGTTTTGTTGATTTTTTTATTTAATTAAGGCTAAAAATAGCCCCAAAATAAAAATCGGTAAAAACAAAAAATGCTAACTAAAAATCAAATAGATGAAATTTCAAATTTTTATCTATAAAATGCCCGATGCTTTTTATGAGTGCCAAAAGCACTTGGATGAGGGCGACATCACTGCTGCTATGGAGCTTTTGAGGGGTAGTGAGACTTTTAAAGCGTACTTTGCTACGATAGTAAATTTAGGCGATTTTGGCGTTCAAAACCACACTAGAGATATCTATGCGATGGCTTATCCGCTAGGCATAGACAACCTAAAAATGATAATTTGCTCTTATTTTGTTTTTATCAAATCTCCAAAAAGATATAAAAATTTTGGTGTAAATTTACACTCGATGATGGAGTTTAATGCCAAATTTCTATCTGACTGGAGCAAACTTCTAAACTACCTTGGGTTAAAAAATCAAAAAAATTTGTTTCTAGCTGCCTACGCGCTAATTTTGCTTATATTTTGCGAGCTTATCTTTTTGAAGTATCCACACTCGCTTAAACATATCGTTGGCTTTTCTGATATGAGCTTTGATAGGATCTTGCAGCGAAGGTTTGATATTTCGCTATTTGGAGTGCTTTTAAAGCTTGCAGGATGGGAGAGCGATAGGCTCACTAGAGAAGAGGTTTTGGTTTTAAAATACTTTAAAATTTTGCTCTCTTATGAGGCTAGCACTGCTAAATTTTTTGACTTTGGCATCGATAGGATCACCGATGTTAGCGTCCATGCTTCGGCTGATATGGTTATAAATTTAAAAAAGGCTCTTAGAAAATGAAAGTAACTTTTGAGGGCTCTTTGGCAATTGTTAGGCCATTTGGATTTTTAGAGGTTAATATCACCCCTTCAAGCATCAAAAAGGCCGAAGTAGAGCAAATTTGCGCAAGGCAGATAAGTGCCATTTTGCTTTCATTAAAAAATGTCACATTTTTTAGCCCTCTTTGGCTAAATAGCACGTGCGAGCATCTATCAAGCATCGCTAAGCAGATAGGCGCTGAGTTTGCAGTCTGCGATTATGACGATACTTTTTACGAGCTTGTCGCAAAGACTTCAAAAAATATTTTGAGATTTTCACTCTTTGAAAATGAAAAAGTTGCGACGCTATTTTTAAATGATACTTTAGCAGATAGCAGCGAAGCCATTGTGATTTATAACAAAAACGAGCAGTATAAAGACTATATCAACTCGCTTTTGGAGCAAAAGTGCTATAAGTGTAAATTTGTAAAAAGCGTAGAAGAATTTAACGCTGCCAAGCAAGCTTACAAATACACCATCAGCACCCTAAATCACATCGTTTTAGGCAAAAAAGAGTTTAGCGCCTTTATAAGAGGTGACGTCGTCATTTACAAGACAGTAGGGCTCATAGATAGCTCTTTTGTGCAGAAATTTGACTATAAATTTCACGAAAGGTTGCAAAAGGTAGGCTTTAAATTCTTTGTTTTTTGGTCTGATTCGGTTGGTGCTTTAAATACCATAGGTGCTAGTTTTTTGATAAAGCTATCTGAGCTGAGCCAAAAAAGTGGCGGTATATTGGTGATTTGCGGCTTAAATGAGGGCAACATCTCAGAGACACTTGCCTCAAATTTAAAAGCGGCAAAGATACTTTTATATAAAAAGATGGATGATTTTTTCAAAGATGACTCGACGCTCTATTTTAAAAAGCGCCTTATCGATATAGAGCCCACAAAGATGAATAAAAGCTTAGTTGAGTTTTTGCCACTTGTGATCTCAAGCGTCACAGACGTGCTCTCGCCTTTGATAGAGAGTGAAATTTTATGCCTTGATGCAAAGATTAGCAACTTTAATGTAGAGGGCGAAAATGACTATTTGCGGGCTTGTGTGCTCTTTTATGGCGACGTACAGATGAGAATTTTGCTTGGCGTTAAAAAGGACAAGCTTAGCAAAATTTGCTCCATTTTTTCAGATAATGGCGATCTGGAGTGTGGCTGTTTAAGCGGATTTTCTCAAATTTTTAGTATCATTGCAAGCAAAATTTTAGACATTTTCATCGAGAGAAATTTAAAGGTAAAGCTTAGCAACTTTAAATTTTACGAAAATGAGATGTTTTTTGACAGAGCAAGCAGTGGAATTTTTGCCACATTAAATGCAAAAGAGAGCCAAACTGGCATGATTTTTATAAGTAAATAAGGATTTAAAATGTACGTTGCACCTAGTATTTTGTCGGCTGATTTTGGAAATTTAGCAGCCGAGATAAGAGACATTTGCGAGGCTGGGTGCGATCTGGTGCATGTTGATGTTATGGATGGGCATTTTGTACCAAATTTAACCATCGGACCAGTCGTGGTAAGTGCCGTTGCAAAGGCTGCTACAAAGCCACTTGATATACATTTGATGGTTGAAAATAACTCATTTTTTGCTGATCTTTTTTTACCACTAAAACCAAAATTTCTGACCTTTCACATCGAAGAAGAGAAGCATCCGATGAGGCTCATCGATCACATCAGGAAAAACGGCGTTGGCCCTGGTATCGTGCTAAATCCACACACACCAGTTAGCGCGATCGAGCATATCATTGATGAAGTCGATATGGTACTATTAATGAGCGTAAATCCTGGCTTTGGCGGTCAGAAATTTATGCCAGTCGTGCTTGAGAAAACAAGGGCGCTGAGAGAGCTAATAGAGCGCAAAAACGCCAAGTGTCTCATCGAAGTAGATGGCGGCGTAAATGGACTAAATGCGCCTGATCTTGAAGAGGCTGGAGCTGATGTCTTGGTGGCTGGCAGCTATATCTTCTCATCAAATTCATACGAACAAGCCATTCGCGCCATAAAGCTTGAGTTTTGAAGCCAAAAAAACAGCGTTTAGAAAATAGCATTGAAATTTTAGCTAGGCAAAATTTAGGCTATCACGAGTTTATTTTAAAATTTAGTGATATTGAGGAAATTTCATCGCTCATTGACGTGCGTGACCTTGATATGTGGCGAACTCTTGGGCTTGATATCACTAGAAATGAAAGCAACGAGATTGAGCTTGGCACGAGATTTCGAGACATTAGTGAGCAGGAATTTTGCGTGGTTGATATCGAAACGACTGGTGGCACGACTAGCGGTCAGATAATAGAAATAGGTGCGATAAAAATAAAAAATGGCGTTGAAATAGGGCGCTTTGAAAGCTTTATAGCAGCTAGTGTGGTGCCTGAAAATATCACAGAGCTAACTGGCATAAAGGCTAGCGATCTAGTTGGTGCGCCAAATTTGCTAAACGTGCTTGAGCGGTTTAAAATTTTTCTAGGAACTAGCGTCTTTATCGCGCACAACGTGAATTTTGACTACGGATTTATCTCGCACAGCCTAAATGAGATCGGCCTTGGCATACTGCTAAACAGAAAGCTTTGTACTATCGACCTTAGCCGCCGCACCATCGCCTCGCAAAAATACGGCCTTGGCTCGCTAAAAGAGCTTCTTGGCATAAACAACACCCACCACAGAGCTCTAAATGACGCGGTAGCAGCAGCCGAAATCTTTAAAGTCTGTCTCACGCGCCTGCCTTTTAGCATCCAAACGACAGAGGATCTCATAAACTTTAGCAAAAATGCCCCAAGCGTAAAGCTAAAACCAGAGCCAGTTTTAAAAGCTTTGGAGTAGGGCTGGTTTAAATTTAAGCCACTTGGCTGGGAATTTAGAAATTTGATTTAGCTATGACCTATTTAAACGAGATCGCCTATCTTTTCGTGGTTTGCGATCATTATGTTTTCAATAAAGTCGCGATCTATCGCCCTGCAAGCGCCTATCTTTATAAAAGCCCTAAAACAACGTTGCCATTGTGGTAAATTTCTTGTGAATGCCAGTTTTGTATGCGTAAAATAGCTAAACCGTCGCTACTGATGACGCAGTTTGTAGGCGGGTTGCTTTTGTAGCTAAATTTAGAGCTTACGTTAAATTGAATAAATTTCTTTTTGTTAAAGCTGCTGGCTAAATTTGGAGTTAAATTTACGGTTTTATGTGGTGATGAACTTTTGGCTAAATTTCAAAGCGTTGCACCAAATGTTAAAGAGCTTAGGTAGTTTAAAAAGGAGAGTAAAACGCCTATTTGCGTGGTAAAATCAAAAATTTCTGCGTGGATGCGACGAGCAAGGACGAGCTAGAGGGCTATACTCGTGGCTGGCCTATGCAAACTGACTGCGACCGCGAAGTGGTGGCTGATCTTGTGAAGCGTGGCGTGGTAAAAGATGAGCCAGAGCTTTTTCATAAATTTGAGATATTTGGGTAGGTTTTGACTGCTGCGTCGTTGTAAATTTAAAAATTTAGGCAAGCATATCACTTGCCTAAACTACGAAAGTTTTTTGATCGCTTCAACTATGAGGTTGCACTTTTTAACAACCGAGTTTATCTCTAGATACTCGTTTTTTGTGTGCATGTTGCCACCAGTTGGACCAAGGCCATCTATCGTAGGACATCCTGCCGATGCGCTGATGTTGCCATCGCTTAGTCCGCCAGCATCAACCCAAGTGACCTTTGTGCCAGTGGCCTTCGCAG
This genomic stretch from Campylobacter concisus harbors:
- a CDS encoding 3-octaprenyl-4-hydroxybenzoate carboxy-lyase; its protein translation is MRGKIKNFCVDATSKDELEGYTRGWPMQTDCDREVVADLVKRGVVKDEPELFHKFEIFG